One Methanobacterium sp. genomic region harbors:
- the dcd gene encoding dCTP deaminase: MAILSDKHIKEYLDAGKIGIDPLDSPDIQIQPSSVDLRIGNEFKGFKIIRKPCIDPMDESDIDSYMESFYIDEGEPFIIHPGEFALATTYETIKLPGDIVARVEGRSSMGRLGVTMHVTAGYIDPGFHGRITLEISNIGKMPVALYTGQRVCQIVFETMTSPSEKPYGHPERDSKYMGQKRPESSRIKYDKDLIKKIALKKE, translated from the coding sequence ATGGCTATTTTAAGCGATAAACATATTAAAGAATACCTTGATGCAGGAAAAATTGGTATAGATCCACTTGATAGTCCGGATATACAAATACAACCGTCATCAGTAGATTTGAGGATAGGAAATGAGTTTAAAGGTTTCAAAATAATTAGAAAACCATGTATAGATCCAATGGATGAATCAGACATTGATTCATATATGGAATCGTTTTATATAGATGAGGGAGAACCTTTTATAATTCATCCTGGTGAATTTGCCCTTGCTACAACTTATGAAACCATAAAGTTACCTGGCGATATCGTTGCAAGGGTTGAAGGCAGATCTTCCATGGGAAGACTTGGTGTAACCATGCACGTCACAGCAGGTTATATAGACCCTGGATTTCATGGAAGGATCACACTAGAAATTTCAAATATTGGTAAAATGCCCGTAGCACTATATACTGGGCAGAGAGTTTGTCAAATAGTTTTTGAGACTATGACATCTCCATCAGAAAAGCCGTATGGACATCCAGAAAGAGATAGTAAATATATGGGCCAAAAACGCCCAGAATCAAGTAGAATTAAATATGATAAAGATTTAATTAAAAAAATAGCTCTTAAAAAAGAGTAA
- a CDS encoding DUF1512 family protein translates to MALFGLSPFDIIGILVIVLLIFLIPWIVRVRALSSVNKAALELENMVRELEDFLIEISKEKGKPILDPSAKIEGFMEFFVVPPVDLDPNGLVRKFEKILDLSEDRFKQMVNEVAPLADAETKANIVMTLKATLAINDVAKQVRHNLELGRKGNLQILLMLQMSIPLIMRVVKAQFEGAKTFSEGKPIGDGAGPIVAGLLMKDYKNEYITEIEDMFVAKKKMEERDLIIARAKGPGARVGRVGKVVRSILAKENIDKVITVDAAVKLEGEETGKVARGIGVVIGGPGVDKWAIEEEIVKRNIELDAVIVKMSPEEAISNMNQKIADASLEAFELVQELIYNSPDEANILVVGVGNSCGIKNILNDISEIEVKQDKINEQEDKRGYLRR, encoded by the coding sequence ATGGCATTATTTGGATTGAGTCCATTTGATATTATTGGGATACTGGTAATAGTTTTACTCATTTTTCTAATTCCATGGATTGTAAGGGTAAGGGCATTATCTAGTGTTAACAAGGCTGCACTTGAATTAGAGAACATGGTTCGGGAATTGGAGGATTTTCTTATTGAAATATCTAAAGAAAAAGGAAAGCCTATTCTTGACCCTTCAGCTAAAATTGAAGGTTTTATGGAATTCTTTGTAGTTCCTCCGGTAGATCTTGACCCTAACGGACTCGTAAGAAAGTTTGAGAAAATCCTGGATCTAAGTGAAGACAGATTTAAACAGATGGTAAATGAAGTGGCCCCTTTAGCCGACGCGGAAACCAAAGCAAACATTGTGATGACTTTAAAGGCCACACTTGCTATTAATGATGTTGCAAAACAGGTAAGACACAATCTAGAGCTTGGAAGAAAAGGAAACTTACAGATATTGCTGATGCTTCAAATGAGTATTCCTCTAATTATGAGGGTTGTAAAAGCCCAATTTGAAGGTGCAAAAACATTTTCTGAAGGAAAACCCATTGGAGATGGTGCAGGTCCTATAGTTGCAGGTCTGCTTATGAAAGACTATAAAAATGAGTACATAACTGAGATCGAAGACATGTTTGTTGCTAAAAAGAAGATGGAAGAACGTGATCTGATTATAGCTCGTGCAAAAGGTCCTGGAGCAAGAGTTGGAAGGGTTGGAAAAGTTGTCAGGTCTATACTTGCGAAAGAAAATATAGATAAAGTAATAACAGTAGATGCAGCAGTCAAACTTGAGGGCGAAGAGACAGGGAAAGTGGCAAGAGGTATTGGAGTTGTAATTGGCGGTCCTGGAGTAGATAAATGGGCTATTGAAGAAGAAATTGTTAAAAGAAACATTGAACTTGATGCTGTTATTGTGAAAATGAGTCCTGAAGAGGCTATAAGCAACATGAACCAGAAGATTGCAGATGCTTCACTTGAGGCATTTGAACTGGTGCAGGAATTAATTTATAATTCTCCTGACGAGGCAAATATCCTTGTGGTTGGGGTTGGAAACAGCTGCGGGATTAAAAATATACTGAATGATATATCAGAAATAGAAGTTAAGCAAGACAAAATAAATGAGCAAGAAGACAAGCGCGGTTATTTAAGGAGATAA
- a CDS encoding RNA methyltransferase, with product MIYVVFVEPESPGNIGFLARTMKNFAFNDLVLINPCELKNEAYYQAMHAKEIIWNHKEYGSLEEFIEAEKIDFTVGTTRMAGGSYNVSRIAVTPEQFAESLNITGNIAIVFGREGNGLYNEEIALCDVVVTIPTNDEYPVLNISHAAAIVLYELFKREKNYPREELEVALKSEKELLIEEMDELIKYTGYPEHKMKTASTVFKNIIGRAFISGREAHTLIGTLRRIGLKLKE from the coding sequence ATGATTTATGTAGTTTTTGTTGAACCAGAATCTCCAGGAAATATAGGTTTCCTTGCAAGGACAATGAAAAATTTTGCGTTCAACGATTTAGTGCTTATTAATCCATGCGAATTAAAAAATGAAGCTTATTACCAGGCAATGCATGCAAAAGAAATTATATGGAACCATAAAGAGTACGGTTCCCTTGAAGAATTCATCGAAGCTGAAAAAATAGATTTTACAGTCGGCACGACACGTATGGCTGGCGGGAGTTACAATGTTTCTAGAATTGCGGTCACACCTGAGCAGTTTGCAGAATCATTAAATATAACTGGAAATATTGCCATAGTATTTGGGAGAGAAGGTAACGGTCTCTATAATGAAGAGATAGCCCTCTGTGATGTGGTTGTAACCATTCCTACAAACGATGAATATCCTGTATTGAATATTTCCCATGCTGCAGCAATTGTACTGTATGAATTATTTAAAAGAGAAAAGAATTATCCTCGAGAAGAACTGGAAGTAGCTTTAAAATCTGAAAAAGAACTTTTAATTGAGGAAATGGATGAATTAATTAAATACACCGGTTACCCTGAACATAAAATGAAAACGGCATCTACAGTTTTTAAAAATATTATAGGGAGAGCATTCATCTCTGGAAGGGAAGCACACACCTTAATAGGAACTTTAAGGAGAATAGGGCTGAAATTAAAAGAATAA
- the tfrB gene encoding fumarate reductase (CoM/CoB) subunit TfrB, whose protein sequence is MIAIKVLRYDPAKDEKPYYETYEVEETEKMKVLDALNYINQKYGAGIAYRCSCRAGQCGSCALKVNSEVKLACKAEIEDNAVIEPLDFDVLKDLVVDRSEIENKIKKMKLSLRGDEVHQDSEMCLEILKPEQYEDSKKLRGCIECFSCLSACPVVNKTSAEYAGPYFMRDISKFALDPRNKEERAKLGLDEGLYCCTTCGKCAEVCPKEISTVGGAIEKLREIACREGVGPLPAHKEVKELIARTGRSVELLDEGFIKAVSGKNKEKSNIAFFTGCLVDYRQQEVGFALLKVLENHNIDIVVPEDQVCCGSPMIRTGQTDIVKELAQKNKEVFKDYDTIITVCAGCGATLKKDYPKLGVNFNVVDISEFLIDNLNTEDMKPLNMKVTYHDPCHLNRVQGINKEPREILKKIKGLELVEMEKPNQCCGAGGGVRAGKPEIASELGKEKAEMIKKLGVDAVVTICPFCQINIETELKKEGINIPVLNILKLLEMAYEK, encoded by the coding sequence ATGATAGCAATTAAAGTTTTAAGATATGATCCAGCTAAAGACGAAAAGCCTTACTATGAAACCTATGAAGTTGAGGAAACGGAAAAAATGAAAGTCCTCGATGCTTTAAACTATATCAACCAGAAATATGGTGCAGGTATAGCTTACAGGTGTTCATGCAGGGCTGGACAGTGTGGATCATGCGCTTTAAAGGTAAACAGCGAAGTTAAACTGGCATGTAAAGCTGAAATAGAGGATAACGCAGTTATTGAGCCCCTTGATTTCGACGTTTTAAAGGACCTGGTTGTAGATCGAAGCGAAATTGAAAACAAGATCAAAAAGATGAAACTCTCTTTAAGGGGAGATGAAGTACATCAAGACAGCGAAATGTGTCTTGAAATCTTAAAACCAGAACAATATGAAGACTCAAAGAAATTAAGGGGATGTATAGAATGTTTCTCATGTCTATCTGCATGTCCTGTTGTAAACAAAACATCTGCTGAATATGCAGGTCCTTATTTCATGCGTGACATTTCAAAATTTGCCCTTGACCCTCGTAATAAGGAAGAACGTGCTAAACTCGGGCTTGATGAAGGCCTTTACTGCTGTACCACCTGTGGAAAATGTGCAGAGGTATGTCCGAAGGAAATAAGCACAGTAGGCGGGGCAATTGAGAAATTAAGGGAAATCGCGTGCCGTGAAGGTGTCGGCCCGCTTCCAGCGCATAAAGAAGTGAAAGAATTAATTGCACGTACTGGAAGGTCTGTAGAACTTTTAGATGAAGGATTTATTAAAGCAGTTTCTGGTAAAAATAAAGAAAAATCGAATATAGCATTCTTTACAGGCTGTCTTGTAGATTACAGGCAGCAGGAAGTAGGTTTTGCTCTGCTTAAAGTTTTAGAGAACCATAATATTGACATTGTAGTGCCTGAAGACCAGGTGTGCTGCGGTTCTCCAATGATTAGAACGGGGCAGACTGACATCGTAAAAGAGCTGGCTCAAAAAAATAAAGAAGTTTTCAAAGACTACGACACAATAATAACTGTATGTGCAGGGTGCGGGGCAACTTTAAAGAAAGATTACCCTAAATTGGGTGTTAACTTCAACGTGGTTGATATCAGCGAATTCCTGATTGATAACTTAAATACTGAAGATATGAAGCCTTTAAATATGAAGGTAACTTACCATGACCCATGCCACCTCAATAGAGTTCAGGGAATCAATAAAGAACCCCGTGAAATTTTAAAGAAAATTAAGGGGCTTGAGTTAGTTGAAATGGAAAAACCAAACCAGTGCTGCGGTGCTGGTGGTGGAGTACGTGCCGGAAAACCTGAAATTGCATCAGAGTTAGGTAAGGAAAAGGCAGAAATGATTAAAAAACTCGGCGTGGACGCCGTTGTTACCATCTGCCCATTCTGCCAGATCAATATAGAAACTGAACTCAAAAAAGAAGGCATTAATATCCCTGTATTAAACATTTTAAAACTTCTTGAAATGGCTTATGAAAAATAA